The following coding sequences are from one Microbulbifer sp. TB1203 window:
- a CDS encoding helix-turn-helix transcriptional regulator, with protein MDYREQAPRAELRPYINCFWAIDSAEPVTVRDRTLPDGCQEIIFNVETRVLRDDGHGLNTNPAVELVGQMTKPYQVVTSGRQRYFGIKFYPHSFSPFTRESICDLRDQSIDLRALFGGDFERIVDRVFERPAFERFVRLMENHLLHRLQSANTGSCYRLVERAVRRLFLPEPPTIDRLCAELGVSDRHLQSRFRRHTGLSPKQLAKMIRFQKSFQYLADPRISLTEVAQHCGYYDHAHFAHDFKSLAGVSPSQYLCTDRPLTGFFLAAESRAYLCNLR; from the coding sequence ATGGATTATCGCGAACAGGCACCGCGGGCGGAACTCCGCCCCTACATCAACTGCTTCTGGGCGATTGATTCCGCCGAGCCGGTAACTGTACGCGATCGCACCCTGCCGGACGGCTGCCAGGAAATCATCTTCAATGTGGAAACCCGGGTGTTGCGCGACGACGGCCACGGGCTGAACACCAACCCCGCGGTGGAATTGGTGGGGCAGATGACCAAGCCTTACCAGGTCGTCACCAGCGGGCGCCAGCGGTATTTCGGCATCAAGTTCTACCCCCATAGTTTCTCACCATTTACCCGCGAATCCATTTGCGACCTGCGGGACCAGTCCATCGATCTGCGCGCGCTGTTCGGCGGCGACTTCGAGCGGATCGTCGACAGGGTGTTCGAGAGACCGGCGTTCGAACGCTTTGTCCGGCTGATGGAAAACCACCTGTTGCACCGGCTGCAGTCCGCGAATACCGGGAGCTGTTACCGGCTGGTGGAGCGGGCGGTGCGCAGGCTGTTTCTGCCGGAACCGCCGACCATCGACAGGCTCTGCGCGGAACTCGGGGTGAGCGACCGCCATCTGCAATCCCGGTTCAGGCGGCATACCGGCCTGTCGCCGAAACAGCTGGCGAAGATGATCCGCTTCCAGAAGAGCTTTCAGTACCTGGCCGATCCCCGAATCTCGCTGACGGAAGTTGCGCAGCACTGCGGCTACTACGACCACGCGCATTTCGCCCACGATTTCAAATCCCTCGCGGGCGTGAGCCCTTCACAGTACCTGTGCACCGACAGGCCCCTGACCGGCTTTTTCCTCGCTGCGGAAAGCCGGGCCTATCTGTGCAATCTTCGTTAG
- a CDS encoding glycoside hydrolase family 9 protein, producing the protein MFSYRFSPTGLNPIAFLVLSFLVGSCGASPKEQGLQPTDQIRLNQVGYYPLQKKVAVVLSEKSPGSFRVLDRKKNTVVLEGKLSENAAPTWSGKKVWNADFSELKSEGEYTLEIPGLGRSYVFAVQNGIYKDLGKAGLKAFYFQRASTDIEKAYAGRWARKGGHPDDWVMIHASAASTSRPEGTLIPSPKGWYDAGDYNKYIVNSGITMGTLLAAYERYPDYFGSLDLNIPESGDNLPDILNEVLYNLDWMLTMQDPADGDVYHKLTTAAFEGMEIAPTGATSQRYVVQKSTAATLDFAAVMAQAARVFKPFSPENSAAYLKAAEKAWQWAGLNPKVHYRQNEINRKFDPDVQTGTYGDENLRDEWIWAASELYISTKNPTYWKEVEKGSAEYTLPSWPDVQWLGYYSLIRHGENLEHVPAEWLSGRKATLVAEAKRLRQEGARWSYLAPMGSSEKNFIWGSNSVASNQGILLLEAYHLSGDREFLQSAEDNLDYLLGRNATGYSYVTGFGGNSTRWPHHRLAASRPDLPPLPGFLAGGPNPGQQDGCEYPSNIPDESYTDAVCSYASNEIAINWNAPFAYLANAVNAIRSAD; encoded by the coding sequence ATGTTCAGTTACAGATTTTCGCCCACCGGGTTAAACCCCATTGCATTTCTCGTTCTCTCTTTTCTGGTGGGCTCCTGCGGCGCCTCACCCAAAGAGCAGGGTCTGCAGCCCACTGACCAGATCCGATTAAACCAGGTCGGCTACTACCCCTTGCAGAAAAAAGTGGCGGTTGTTTTGTCCGAAAAGTCTCCCGGGTCCTTCAGGGTTCTGGACCGGAAGAAAAATACCGTAGTGCTCGAAGGAAAGCTTTCCGAAAATGCCGCCCCAACCTGGTCCGGGAAAAAGGTGTGGAACGCGGACTTTTCTGAACTGAAGAGTGAAGGGGAATACACCCTGGAGATTCCCGGCCTGGGCAGGTCCTACGTCTTTGCGGTGCAAAACGGGATATACAAAGATCTGGGAAAGGCCGGTCTAAAGGCATTCTATTTCCAGCGCGCTTCCACGGATATAGAGAAAGCCTATGCAGGCCGGTGGGCCAGGAAGGGCGGGCACCCGGACGACTGGGTAATGATCCACGCCTCCGCGGCGAGCACTTCCCGCCCGGAGGGGACCCTGATTCCCTCCCCGAAGGGCTGGTACGACGCCGGCGACTACAACAAATACATCGTGAACAGCGGCATTACCATGGGCACCCTGCTGGCCGCTTACGAGCGGTACCCGGATTACTTCGGCTCGCTGGACCTGAATATTCCCGAATCCGGCGACAATCTCCCGGACATCCTGAACGAGGTGCTGTACAACCTGGACTGGATGCTCACCATGCAGGATCCGGCAGACGGCGACGTCTATCACAAGCTCACCACCGCTGCGTTCGAGGGCATGGAGATAGCACCCACCGGCGCCACCAGCCAGCGCTACGTAGTACAGAAGAGCACCGCCGCCACCCTGGATTTCGCCGCGGTGATGGCCCAGGCAGCCCGGGTGTTCAAACCCTTCTCCCCGGAGAATTCCGCGGCCTACTTGAAAGCCGCGGAAAAAGCCTGGCAATGGGCCGGGTTGAATCCAAAGGTCCACTACCGGCAAAACGAAATAAACCGGAAGTTCGACCCGGATGTGCAGACCGGCACCTATGGCGATGAAAATCTCCGGGATGAATGGATATGGGCCGCTTCCGAGCTGTATATCAGCACCAAAAACCCTACCTATTGGAAAGAGGTGGAAAAGGGCTCCGCGGAATACACACTACCCTCCTGGCCCGATGTGCAATGGCTGGGCTACTACTCCCTGATCCGCCACGGGGAAAACCTCGAGCATGTGCCTGCGGAGTGGCTCTCCGGACGGAAAGCCACTCTCGTCGCCGAAGCCAAAAGACTCCGCCAAGAAGGCGCCCGGTGGTCGTACCTGGCCCCGATGGGATCGAGCGAGAAAAACTTTATCTGGGGGAGCAATTCGGTGGCATCCAACCAGGGCATACTGCTACTGGAGGCCTATCACCTGAGCGGAGACAGGGAATTTCTGCAAAGCGCGGAGGACAACCTCGACTATCTGCTGGGCAGAAATGCCACCGGCTACAGCTATGTAACGGGTTTTGGCGGCAACAGCACCCGGTGGCCCCACCATCGATTGGCCGCGTCCCGGCCGGATCTGCCTCCACTACCCGGCTTCCTCGCCGGAGGCCCAAATCCCGGCCAGCAGGATGGCTGCGAATATCCCAGCAATATCCCCGACGAATCCTATACCGACGCGGTCTGCAGCTATGCCAGCAACGAAATTGCGATCAACTGGAATGCACCCTTTGCCTACCTGGCCAACGCGGTGAATGCCATTCGCTCTGCAGACTGA
- a CDS encoding aldo/keto reductase, which produces MNTRRLGKTGYQVSEIGLGCWQLGGDFGPVADRDAETILADAERLGVTFWDTADVYGDGLSEQRIGSFLRKQKGLQEGQQKEQLVATKVGRSSLLYPDKYTRHGVRGSLQGSAKRLGVEAIDLAQLHCVPPEVLGDGEIFTWLDDLKSEGLIRHYGASVETIEEAFLCLEHDGLASLQIIFNLFRQDARLQLLDAARQRDVGIIVRLPLASGLLSGKFTRDTRFATSDHRNYNRDGEAFSVGETFGGIPFGKGIELTEGLRELLPGSMDMVHFALRWILDHEAVSTIIAGVSKPGQIGANVEAAGLPPLDPAIHEKAFNYYQDAVKPFIRGKI; this is translated from the coding sequence ATGAACACCAGACGACTCGGCAAAACCGGCTATCAGGTGAGTGAGATAGGCCTCGGTTGCTGGCAACTCGGCGGCGACTTCGGGCCCGTCGCCGACAGGGACGCGGAGACGATTCTCGCCGACGCCGAGCGCCTCGGGGTTACCTTCTGGGATACCGCCGATGTCTACGGCGACGGCCTGAGCGAGCAGCGTATCGGCAGTTTCCTGCGCAAACAGAAGGGGCTGCAGGAGGGACAGCAGAAGGAACAGCTAGTGGCGACCAAAGTGGGGCGTTCATCGCTGCTCTATCCCGACAAATACACCCGGCACGGGGTTCGCGGGAGCCTGCAGGGCTCCGCAAAGCGCCTCGGGGTCGAAGCCATCGATCTCGCCCAGCTCCACTGCGTTCCCCCCGAAGTTCTCGGGGACGGCGAGATATTCACCTGGCTCGACGACCTCAAATCCGAGGGGCTGATCCGCCACTACGGTGCCAGTGTCGAGACTATTGAAGAGGCTTTTCTGTGCCTGGAGCACGATGGCCTGGCGAGCCTGCAAATCATCTTCAACCTTTTCCGCCAGGACGCCAGGCTGCAATTGCTGGACGCCGCCCGGCAAAGGGATGTCGGCATTATCGTGCGTCTGCCGCTGGCCTCCGGCCTCCTCTCGGGAAAATTCACCAGGGACACCCGCTTCGCCACCTCCGACCACCGCAACTACAACCGCGACGGCGAAGCGTTTTCCGTGGGCGAAACCTTTGGCGGAATCCCCTTTGGGAAGGGCATTGAACTGACCGAAGGGCTGCGCGAACTGCTTCCCGGCTCCATGGATATGGTTCACTTCGCCCTGCGCTGGATTCTCGATCACGAGGCGGTATCCACGATTATTGCCGGGGTATCGAAGCCTGGACAGATAGGCGCCAACGTGGAAGCAGCAGGACTGCCGCCGCTCGATCCGGCAATCCACGAAAAGGCGTTCAACTATTACCAGGATGCCGTTAAACCGTTTATTCGCGGAAAGATTTAG
- a CDS encoding glycosyl hydrolase 115 family protein, translating into MPRVRVPPAPSAAEILLFLIGILLTPAVLALGGAPYVTTESQPGAVQLHGAGLYVDSADHKGVQRAAATLAGDLERVTGQRPQIRQAVSQTGEKHAVIAGTIGRSALIDQLIASGRIDPAAIAGRWEGYHIETVQQPLPGVERALVIAGSDKRGTIYGIYDLSEQIGVSPWHWWADLPPEKKPRLYARANTLVQDAPEVQYRGIFLNDEAPALSGWVKETFGDYNHDFYEKVFELLLRLKANYLWPAMWNNAFADDDPQNMILADEYGIVMGTSHHEPMMRADKEWNRYGEGPWEYSSNAKNLRDFWKDGVTRNKPYESLYTLGMRGQADTPMSEGQNVALLEQIVDHQREILTRAFGDPQSVPQVWALYKEVQGFYEKGMRVPEDVTLLWSDDNWGNIRRLPTADERGRSGGAGVYYHFDYVGGPRSYRWINTVPIAKVWEQMNLAQAYEAKKIWIVNVGDLKPMEFPTEFFLRLAWSPESWPRERLREFGRLWAAREFGAEYAEEIEALVSGYTRHNGRRKPEQQDADTYSLLHYREAERIEAELDQLVDRAEALYGKLPQNRRDAFYQLVLHPVKASATITKMYTATARNRLYARQGRTEAQVWADRARELFEQDSLLEDYFHRELAGGKWNHMMSQPRIGYTHWNNPPANTLPMLYSYEPHGQADMGVAVEGMARAWPEPGDYRLPEFSPYGQPSRRLEIYNRGTAPFDFKVDSSAPWIRVSRVEGSVKVSETLEVSIDWDAAPAGRSEGHMHITGTGWGGARVGVSAFNPSPQQKRAARGFVEADGYVSIEAGHFNRKGGADGIAWEEIPGHGRTRSSMSVFPVTDRSFDQPQRAPWLEYDIYFFSAGEFEVSGYFAPTQAIVPGRGLRYALALDGGEPQVVDLLEGLDQSRWAREVSDGVRLAKSRLQVTKPGLHQLRIYALDPAVTLQKIVIDTGGLQPSYLGSPESVRIN; encoded by the coding sequence ATGCCGCGAGTGAGAGTGCCACCAGCCCCGAGCGCCGCCGAAATTCTGTTGTTTCTCATCGGCATCCTGCTCACTCCCGCTGTCCTGGCCCTGGGCGGCGCCCCTTACGTAACCACCGAATCACAACCCGGCGCGGTGCAGCTGCACGGCGCCGGCCTGTATGTGGACAGCGCCGATCACAAGGGGGTGCAGCGAGCGGCTGCCACCTTGGCCGGTGACCTGGAACGGGTCACGGGTCAGCGTCCGCAAATCCGCCAGGCGGTATCGCAAACCGGCGAAAAACACGCGGTAATCGCCGGCACCATCGGCAGGAGCGCACTGATAGATCAGCTGATCGCCAGCGGCAGGATCGACCCCGCCGCCATCGCCGGTCGCTGGGAGGGCTACCACATCGAAACCGTGCAGCAACCGCTGCCCGGTGTGGAACGCGCGCTGGTGATCGCCGGCAGCGACAAGCGCGGCACCATCTATGGCATCTACGACCTCAGCGAGCAGATAGGCGTCTCCCCCTGGCACTGGTGGGCGGACCTGCCGCCGGAGAAAAAGCCGCGCCTCTATGCGCGCGCCAATACTCTCGTGCAGGATGCCCCCGAGGTCCAATACCGCGGCATCTTCCTCAACGACGAGGCGCCGGCGCTGAGTGGCTGGGTCAAAGAAACCTTCGGCGACTACAACCACGACTTCTACGAAAAGGTGTTCGAACTGCTGCTGCGCCTGAAGGCCAACTACCTCTGGCCGGCCATGTGGAACAACGCCTTCGCCGACGATGACCCACAGAATATGATCCTCGCCGACGAGTACGGCATCGTCATGGGAACCTCCCACCACGAACCGATGATGCGCGCGGACAAGGAGTGGAACCGCTACGGCGAAGGGCCCTGGGAGTACTCCAGCAACGCAAAGAATCTCCGCGACTTCTGGAAGGATGGGGTAACGCGCAACAAGCCCTACGAGAGCCTCTACACCCTCGGCATGCGCGGCCAGGCAGACACGCCCATGAGTGAGGGCCAGAACGTAGCGCTGCTGGAGCAGATCGTGGACCACCAGCGCGAAATCCTGACGCGGGCTTTTGGTGATCCGCAATCCGTACCCCAAGTCTGGGCCCTCTACAAGGAGGTGCAGGGTTTTTACGAAAAGGGCATGCGTGTCCCCGAAGACGTGACCCTGCTCTGGTCCGATGACAACTGGGGCAATATCCGCCGCCTGCCCACAGCGGATGAGCGCGGGCGCAGCGGCGGCGCCGGTGTCTATTATCACTTCGACTATGTGGGCGGCCCGCGTTCCTATCGCTGGATCAACACGGTGCCCATCGCCAAGGTGTGGGAGCAGATGAACCTGGCCCAGGCCTACGAGGCGAAGAAGATCTGGATAGTCAACGTCGGCGACCTCAAGCCGATGGAATTTCCCACCGAGTTTTTCCTGCGCCTGGCCTGGAGTCCGGAATCCTGGCCCAGAGAGCGACTGCGGGAGTTCGGCCGCCTCTGGGCCGCGCGCGAATTCGGCGCCGAATACGCGGAGGAAATCGAGGCGCTTGTGAGTGGTTACACCCGCCACAACGGCCGTCGCAAGCCGGAACAGCAGGATGCGGATACCTACAGTCTGCTGCACTACCGCGAGGCGGAGCGGATCGAGGCGGAGCTGGATCAACTGGTGGACAGGGCCGAAGCCCTGTACGGCAAACTGCCGCAAAACCGCCGCGATGCTTTCTACCAACTGGTGCTGCACCCGGTAAAGGCCTCTGCCACCATCACCAAAATGTATACCGCCACCGCGCGCAACCGCCTCTATGCCCGCCAGGGCCGCACCGAGGCGCAGGTCTGGGCCGACAGGGCCCGGGAACTGTTTGAGCAGGACAGTTTGCTGGAGGACTACTTCCACCGGGAACTGGCCGGCGGCAAGTGGAATCACATGATGTCCCAGCCCCGGATAGGCTACACCCACTGGAACAACCCGCCCGCCAACACCCTGCCGATGCTGTATAGCTACGAGCCGCACGGACAGGCGGATATGGGCGTGGCGGTGGAGGGCATGGCCCGCGCCTGGCCGGAACCCGGTGACTACCGGCTGCCGGAATTCAGCCCCTACGGCCAGCCCAGCCGCCGCCTGGAAATCTACAACCGCGGCACCGCGCCTTTCGACTTCAAGGTGGACAGCAGCGCACCCTGGATTCGCGTCAGCCGGGTCGAGGGCAGCGTGAAGGTGAGCGAAACCCTGGAAGTGAGTATCGACTGGGACGCGGCGCCCGCAGGCCGCAGCGAGGGTCACATGCATATCACCGGCACCGGCTGGGGCGGCGCCCGCGTGGGAGTCAGCGCCTTCAATCCATCGCCGCAACAGAAGCGCGCGGCCAGGGGCTTCGTCGAGGCGGACGGCTATGTGTCCATCGAGGCCGGCCACTTCAACCGCAAGGGCGGGGCGGACGGCATCGCCTGGGAGGAAATTCCCGGGCACGGGCGCACCCGCTCCTCCATGTCAGTGTTCCCCGTTACCGACAGGAGTTTCGACCAGCCGCAGCGCGCGCCCTGGCTCGAGTACGACATCTATTTCTTCTCCGCGGGTGAATTCGAAGTGAGTGGCTACTTCGCCCCGACACAGGCTATCGTGCCCGGGCGCGGCCTGCGCTACGCCCTGGCGCTGGACGGCGGCGAACCGCAGGTTGTGGATCTGCTCGAAGGTTTGGACCAGAGCCGGTGGGCGCGGGAAGTCAGCGACGGCGTGCGCCTGGCGAAAAGCCGCCTGCAGGTCACCAAACCCGGATTGCACCAGTTGCGCATCTACGCCCTGGACCCGGCGGTTACCCTGCAGAAAATCGTTATCGACACCGGCGGCCTCCAGCCCAGCTACCTGGGGTCGCCGGAGAGTGTGCGTATTAACTAA
- a CDS encoding TonB-dependent receptor, giving the protein MKNTRPFSRLDASTTTVSSSAKSSGPLFRRSLLAAAIMACASPTFAQDIENQEAKDRESASGGVLAQKATDAVAKESPEQEPSSGQATAPEAVSGKGGDATAPGSMEEITVTAQRRSLENAMELKRASDTVSDTIVLDEAGKVPSTSLYEILQRVPGITINRVRSAGSPDQFTFEGSGLQIRGLNGTKGLLNGREVFQGGLGWSDIGPELMKAVTTYKASRADLIEGGVAGTIDLQTHMPFDFDGTQFSAAASGSYGDFSESTTPSVSILGSTRFDTNIGEFGVLVDGAYSRIESNDSFVRIQPYYETEYSGDTAFAPGGYFAGTDQFDRTRKGYYGAVQWRPTPELELFHTTFISGRDSNRESQFISPVSNTVGVGEGSEIDGDGVFVRGSIINSANPAGGIVVGSTSNYTPSSKEVRDYSQGFTYSSDRWEVSGSYQRVESESLTSKYGLSLNGAGVVQQNIDLSGSLPDISFDGSFQADPETTSLSNFAWLTQDNEAESDAVTLDLSYDLDNGFFKKAAAGVRAASRKESDSFVGTWWSATARGWNGVPSRNIATSPEGDFRLEEFSDFFKGDIDAPTSAYVADPSILKGDQLVRMLNTYAACGPDLIFQCSDPTQSNYLYGNPPDTTFGQQPSFSTTRSDTQSVYAMLGFENESANPFLNFSGNIGVRWVRNEAESVGNFVFSGGNTYYQSLEDAATSLEMIGGIDNLEAWRQAHPDEELPLTLTSVASEADRIESTSYDYFLPSFNIKFEPFDHWIFRFALTKTLTPPNYYDIRAQGNASISTDANPYSTGTDSGLPGIFSGYTYNSGNTTLKPEISLNKDISVEWYPKQGTAMHLSLFHKSIDNKILYNNVDFSAGDVFGAEKPISVGADGSDGSFVDGPVNGAANINSDKTSSVRGVELGGRTYFDSLPGWLSGFGIDANVTYIDSSAPDALAFDMTGSAMSGLPITGLSKLSYNTTLLYDRDNWSVRLAWKWRDRYLITTNDSSTTNSYTSPDGESISYALPVYGAAEGRLDGSIAYQFSDSVNLKFNVANITDEITEAEMEILPGKFVTRSYFTTDRRYSLHLGVSF; this is encoded by the coding sequence ATGAAAAATACCCGTCCTTTTTCCCGTCTAGACGCATCCACCACCACAGTCTCGTCCAGCGCAAAGAGTAGCGGGCCCCTCTTCAGGCGCTCGCTGCTGGCAGCGGCCATCATGGCTTGCGCCTCTCCGACATTTGCACAGGATATTGAAAATCAGGAGGCAAAAGATCGGGAGAGTGCCTCCGGCGGTGTGTTGGCGCAAAAAGCTACCGATGCGGTGGCCAAAGAGTCGCCAGAGCAAGAGCCGTCATCCGGTCAGGCCACCGCTCCCGAGGCCGTCTCCGGGAAAGGTGGGGATGCCACGGCCCCGGGGTCCATGGAAGAGATCACCGTCACCGCTCAACGAAGATCGCTCGAAAACGCGATGGAATTGAAGCGCGCATCGGACACGGTCAGCGACACGATCGTCCTGGACGAGGCCGGCAAAGTGCCCAGCACTTCGCTCTACGAGATTCTGCAGCGCGTGCCCGGCATCACCATAAACCGGGTCCGCTCCGCCGGTTCACCGGATCAATTTACATTCGAAGGATCGGGGCTTCAGATACGTGGTTTGAACGGTACCAAGGGGCTCCTGAACGGACGGGAGGTTTTCCAGGGAGGCCTCGGTTGGTCCGACATCGGGCCCGAACTGATGAAGGCCGTTACCACCTACAAGGCCAGCAGGGCGGATTTGATCGAGGGCGGCGTGGCCGGCACCATCGATCTGCAGACGCATATGCCTTTCGACTTCGACGGCACGCAATTCAGTGCCGCAGCGTCCGGCAGCTATGGCGACTTCTCCGAGAGCACCACCCCGAGCGTATCGATTCTGGGCTCCACGCGGTTCGATACAAACATCGGCGAATTCGGTGTTCTCGTCGATGGCGCCTATTCGCGAATCGAGTCGAACGACAGCTTCGTCCGCATCCAGCCCTATTACGAGACCGAGTACAGCGGTGACACGGCGTTCGCGCCCGGCGGTTATTTCGCCGGTACCGACCAGTTCGATCGAACCCGCAAGGGCTATTATGGCGCCGTCCAGTGGCGGCCGACGCCGGAACTCGAACTCTTTCACACCACGTTTATTTCGGGCCGCGACAGCAACCGCGAGAGCCAATTCATCTCGCCGGTCAGCAACACCGTCGGCGTGGGCGAGGGCAGTGAGATCGACGGCGACGGCGTCTTCGTGCGCGGATCTATTATAAACAGCGCCAACCCTGCCGGCGGCATTGTGGTAGGCAGTACCAGCAACTATACGCCCTCGTCCAAAGAGGTCCGCGATTACAGCCAGGGCTTTACCTATTCGTCCGATCGATGGGAGGTGAGCGGTAGCTACCAGCGCGTAGAAAGCGAGTCGCTGACCTCCAAATACGGTCTCAGCCTCAACGGGGCCGGAGTGGTTCAGCAAAACATAGACCTCAGTGGATCGCTTCCTGACATCAGCTTTGACGGTTCGTTTCAGGCAGATCCGGAAACCACGAGTCTTTCCAACTTTGCCTGGTTAACCCAGGACAACGAAGCCGAGAGCGACGCCGTCACCCTCGACTTGAGCTACGATCTCGACAACGGCTTCTTCAAGAAGGCCGCCGCCGGCGTTCGCGCCGCGAGCCGCAAGGAATCGGACAGTTTCGTCGGCACCTGGTGGTCGGCAACGGCGCGTGGCTGGAACGGCGTACCATCGCGCAACATCGCCACATCTCCGGAAGGCGATTTCCGTCTGGAGGAATTCTCGGATTTCTTCAAGGGCGATATCGACGCACCGACTTCCGCCTACGTTGCCGACCCCTCGATCCTCAAGGGAGATCAGCTCGTACGCATGCTCAATACCTATGCGGCTTGCGGACCCGACCTGATCTTCCAGTGCAGCGACCCGACGCAAAGCAATTACCTGTACGGCAATCCTCCGGATACCACCTTCGGCCAGCAGCCGTCCTTCAGTACCACGAGATCGGATACGCAATCCGTTTACGCCATGCTCGGCTTCGAGAATGAAAGCGCGAATCCATTCCTGAACTTTTCCGGCAATATCGGCGTACGCTGGGTGCGCAACGAGGCCGAAAGCGTGGGCAACTTCGTTTTCAGCGGCGGCAACACCTACTACCAAAGCCTGGAGGATGCTGCTACCTCGCTGGAGATGATCGGAGGCATTGACAACCTGGAAGCCTGGCGGCAAGCCCATCCGGACGAGGAGCTGCCGCTCACGCTGACGAGCGTCGCCAGTGAAGCCGATCGCATCGAGAGCACTTCCTACGACTATTTCCTGCCGTCGTTCAACATCAAGTTCGAGCCGTTTGATCACTGGATCTTCCGCTTCGCTTTAACCAAGACGTTGACACCGCCGAACTACTACGACATTCGGGCGCAGGGCAACGCTTCGATCAGCACGGACGCAAATCCATACAGCACGGGCACCGATTCTGGCTTGCCTGGAATTTTCAGCGGCTACACCTATAACTCCGGCAATACGACCCTCAAGCCGGAAATCTCCCTGAACAAGGATATATCCGTTGAATGGTATCCAAAGCAGGGGACGGCGATGCACTTGTCCCTGTTCCACAAGTCGATCGACAACAAGATACTCTACAACAATGTCGATTTCAGCGCGGGTGACGTTTTCGGCGCGGAGAAGCCGATATCAGTCGGAGCGGACGGGAGCGATGGCAGCTTCGTCGATGGGCCGGTAAACGGCGCGGCCAACATTAACTCGGACAAGACCTCAAGCGTAAGAGGGGTCGAACTTGGCGGGCGGACCTATTTTGACTCGCTTCCAGGCTGGCTGAGCGGGTTCGGCATCGACGCGAACGTCACCTACATCGACAGCAGCGCGCCCGATGCCCTGGCCTTCGACATGACGGGATCGGCCATGAGCGGACTGCCGATCACCGGCCTCTCTAAGTTAAGCTACAACACGACCCTGCTCTACGATCGGGATAACTGGAGTGTGCGCCTGGCCTGGAAGTGGCGTGATCGCTACCTGATTACCACCAACGACTCCAGCACCACCAACAGCTATACGTCTCCGGACGGGGAGAGCATCAGCTATGCGCTGCCCGTCTACGGTGCGGCGGAAGGGCGGCTCGATGGCAGCATCGCCTATCAGTTCAGCGACAGTGTCAATCTCAAGTTCAACGTGGCGAACATCACCGACGAGATCACGGAAGCCGAGATGGAGATACTGCCGGGCAAGTTTGTGACGCGGAGCTACTTCACAACCGACCGTCGTTACAGCTTGCACCTGGGGGTCAGCTTCTGA